In Klebsiella aerogenes, the DNA window CTTAATCGTTGATTGCCGCGATTGTAGCGCGAGGCTTAAAAGGTTCCACCGATGGTTGCGATTACTCCGGTACGATCCAACTCACGGTGGCATGGCCGGTACCGGCCGGAACCAGTTTGCTGTGCAGCCATGGCAGCACGTTGTTCATCTGCTGTTCCAGCTTCCACGGCGGGTTGATGACGATCATTCCGGAGGCGGTCATGCCGCGCTGGTCGCTGTCCGGACGCACCGCCAACTCAATCTGCAGAATTTTGCGAATACCGGTGGCTTCTAACTCTTTGATCATACGTTTGATTTGTGCGCGCAGCACCACCGGATACCACAGTGCGTAGGTGCCGGTAGCGAAGCGTTTGTAGCCTTCGTTGATCCCGGTAACCACCGCCTGGTAGTCGGTTTTAATTTCGTATGGCGGGTCGATCAGCACCAGACCGCGGCGAGAAACCGGCGGCAGCTTGGCTTTCAACTGCTGGTAACCATCAGCTTTATCTACGCGCGCACGGCTGTCTTTCTGGAACTCGGCGCGCAGCAATGGGAAGTCGCTCGGGTGTAGTTCGGTCATCTGCAGACTGTCCTGCTCGCGCAGCAACTGGCGGGCGATTAGCGGTGAACCCGGGTAGTAGCGCAGCTGGCCGCTGCGGTTGAAATGTTCGACGACCGAAATATAAGGTTCAAGCTCTGTTGGCAGATCGTCCTGCTGCCAGATGCGGGCGATACCTTCGAGATACTCGCCGGTGCGCTCGGCGTGCTCGCCGCTCAGCTGATAGCGGCCCGCGCCAGCGTGGGTGTCCAGGTAGAGAAACGGTTTTTCTTTCTCTTTCAGCGCTTCAATGATCAGACTCTGAACGGTGTGTTTAAGGACGTCGGCGTGGTTGCCTGCGTGAAAGCTGTGGCGATAACTGAGCATGGATGCAGATATTCCGGGAGTTAAACAAGTTAACCGACAGTTTACCGCAGTTCGCCCTGGATTGCCGCTGTCGCGCCGCGCTGTTTCAATCACCGCAAAAGCGTTGCAAAACATCACGCTGTCATAAAAGCGTCAAAATGCCGCGCTAGCGTCGGGTGAAGGCAAGGTAATTATTTGAATAAAAGGAAAAATAATGAAAATGCAACTCACGCTGCTGGCGACGGCGCTGCTGCTGGCGCAACCGGTGTTAGCCAGAGAGGTTCCACTCAACACGGCGGCGGCGATCGCCAATTCCGTGACGCCAGCGGCCTCCGAACCGGCGTTTGACGATCTTGAGCGCCAGGCGCTGACTCAACTGCGCGGCGCGCTGAAAGGCGATGCCGCTACGCTCACCCGCGACCAGCTTGCGCACAGCAGGCAGAATAAAACCCAGGCGGATAAAGCCTGGCTGAAGGCCAGCGGCTACGACTTCCAGACTAAAGCTAATCAGCAGGCGGGCATTGCGCTACTTTCCGCGTTCAGTACGCTGCCACCAATAGTTGTACAGCAGAATCTTGATACCGTCACCGCCATTAACCGCGACGCTGTACAGACAACGCGCCATCAGGCGCTGGCCGATGCCGAAGGTATTAGCTATCTCTATTTCCTCAGCGACGCGCTGGGGCCGCGGTTGGGGAAAGCATTCCTCGTCGCCTATGACAAAGGCGAGTTGGGCAAGGCGGCGGCGCTGATCAAAGCGTCGGAAGTCAGTACCGGGGCGGCGAAAAAGCATTTCAACAACCCACGACCGTTCCTGATTCAGGGCAACACGATCCACCTGGTGCCGGATGATGTGGTGGTGAAAGATAACCAACCGTACACCGCCGATGGCGGCTCGTTTCCCAGCGGCCACACCAATACCGGCTATACCGATGCGCTGTTGATGGCGGAGATGATCCCCGAGCGCTTCGATGCGCTGGTGACTCGCGGTGCTCGCTATGGCTACTCGCGCATTGTGCTGGGCGTGCATTATCCGCTGGACGTGATGGGCTCGCGGATGGTGGCGCAGCGCAACGTCGCCCATTATCTTAACGATCCTAAGTACCGCGTATTATTTAACGACGCTCGCGACCAGTTGCGCGCCGCGCTGGAGAAAGAGTGTGGTACGTCGCTTGCCGAGTGTGCGAAGACGAGCGGTAAAGACGATCCGTATCGTGACCCGGCAATGCGTGATTTCTATCGCTTTACGATGACCTATGACCTGCCGCAGCAGAAGGGCGCACAGACGCATCTGCAGGTGCCGGAGGGGGCGGAGGTACTGTTGGAGGCCGCCTTGCCGCAGTTGTCCGTCGCACAGCGCCGGGCGTTAATGGTCAACACCGCGCTGCCGGCTGGTTATCCGCTCTCGGGAAATACCGCCGATCAGCAGTTCTGGCAGCGTCTGAATCTGCCGGCGGCCTGGGAGATGGCGCAAAAAAGGCATTAATCTCGTCCCCGTCGGTTCTGAGACTGGCGGGGTTTTTAACCAACGGGCGGACTTATCGCAGCAATACCCGCCGCGGCGCACCGCCTGTCATTGAAATTCCCCCAACTATCCCCCATTCTAGATCTCATGCAAAAGCGCCGGAACGCGCGCTTCATTCACCCTTTTCAACAGGACAGCGCATATGACCAATCCATTATTGACGCCTTTTTCATTGCCGCCTTTTTCTGCGATTAAACCGGAGCACGTGGTCCCTGCGGTCACTAAAGCGCTGGATGATTGTCGGGCCGCAGTGGAAAGCGCGGTGGCGCACGGCGCGCCGTATAGCTGGGACAATCTTTGCCAGCCGCTGGCGGAAGTGGACGATGTGCTGGGACGCATCTTCTCGCCCGTTAGCCATCTGAACTCGGTGAAAAACAGCCCGGAACTGCGTGAGGCCTACGAACAAACGCTGCCGCTGCTCTCTGAGTACAGCACCTGGGTCGGCCAGCATGAAGGCCTGTACAAAGCATACCGCGACCTGCGCGATGGCGATAACTACGCCACGCTGAACACCGCGCAGAAAAAAGCAGTCGATAATGCGCTGCGCGATTTTGAATTATCCGGTATTGGCCTGCCGCCGGAAGCGCAGAAACGCTACGGTGAAATTGCCGCGCGCCTTTCCGAGCTTGGCAACCTGTACAGCAACAACGTGCTTGACGCCACTATGGGATGGAACAAGCTGGTGACCGATGTCGCCAATCTTGCCGGGATGCCGGAAAGCGCGCTGGCGGCCGCTCAAGCTCAGGCGCAGGCTAAAGAGCAAGAAGGGTATCTGTTGACGCTGGATATCCCGAGCTACCTGCCGGTGATGACCTACTGCGACAACCAGACGCTGCGTGAAGAGATGTATCGCGCTTATTCCACCCGCGCCTCCGATCAGGGGCCGAACGCCGGTAAATGGGATAACAGCCCGGTAATGGCGGAAATCCTCGCGCTGCGTCATGAGCTGGCGCAACTGCTGGGCTTTGAAAGTTACGCCTTTAAATCACTGGCCACCAAAATGGCTGAGAACCCGCAGCAGGTGCTCGACTTCCTGACCGACCTGGCGAAACGCGCGCGTCCGCAGGGCGAAAAAGAGCTGGCTCAGCTACGCGCTTTCGCCAAAGCCGAGTTCGGCGTCGACGAACTGCAACCGTGGGATATCGCTTACTACAGCGAAAAACAGAAACAACATCTCTACAGCATCAGCGACGAACAACTGCGTCCTTACTTCCCGGAAAACAAAGCGGTTAATGGCCTGTTCGAAGTCGTTAAACGTATTTACGGCATTACCGCTAAAGAGCGTACCGACATCGATGTATGGCATCCGGAAGTGCGTTTCTTCGAGCTGTATGACGAAAACAATGAACTGCGCGGCAGCTTCTATCTCGACCTGTATGCCCGCGAACATAAGCGCGGCGGGGCGTGGATGGACGATTGCGTCGGCCAGATGCGTAAACTGGACGGTTCGCTGCAGAAACCGGTCGCTTACCTGACCTGTAACTTCAACCGTCCGGTGAACGGTAAACCAGCACTATTCACCCATGATGAAGTGATCACCCTGTTCCACGAGTTTGGTCACGGTCTGCATCATATGCTGACCCGTATCGACACCGCCGGGGTGTCCGGTATCAGCGGGGTGCCTTGGGATGCGGTCGAGCTGCCAAGCCAGTTTATGGAAAACTGGTGTTGGGAGCCGGAAGCGCTGGCGTTTATCTCCGGCCACTACGAGACCGGCGAACCGTTACCGCAGGCGCTGCTGGAGAAAATGCTGGCGGCGAAAAACTACCAGGCGGCGATGTTTATCCTGCGTCAGTTGGAGTTTGGTCTGTTCGATTTCCGTCTGCACGCCGAGTACCAGCCGGAGCAAGGGGCGAAAATCCTCGAAACCCTGGCGGAGATTAAAAAACAGGTCGCGGTGGTGCCGGGTCCAACCTGGGGCCGCTTCCCGCATGCTTTCAGCCACATCTTTGCCGGCGGCTATGCGGCGGGCTACTACAGCTACCTGTGGGCCGATGTGCTGGCGGCGGACGCCTTCTCACGCTTCGAAGAAGAAGGGATTTTCAACCGCGAAACCGGCAAGTCTTTCCTCGACAATATCCTGAGCCGCGGCGGTTCCGAAGAACCGATGGTGCTGTTCAAACGCTTCCGCGGGCGCGAGCCGCAGTTGGACGCAATGCTTGAGCATTACGGTATTAAGGGTTAAGTCTGCGGTGAAGATTTGCTTAGTCGATGAAACAGGCGCCGGAGACGGCGCCTTATCTGTTCTGGCCGCCCGCTGGGGGCTGGAGCATGATGCCGATAACCTGATGGCGCTGGTGCTGACGGCCGCGCATCTGGAGCTGCGTAAGCGCGACGAACCCAAGCTTGGCGGGATCTTTGTAGATTTCGTCGGCGGGGCGATGGCCCACCGCCGCAAGTTTGGCGGCGGCCGTGGTGAAGCGGTAGCCAAAGCGGTGGGCATTAAAGGTGATTACCTGCCGGATGTCGTTGATGCGACTGCGGGGCTGGGTCGCGATGCTTTTGTGCTGGCGTCGGTCGGTTGCCGTGTACGGATGCTGGAGCGTAACCCGGTGGTCGCCGCGCTGCTCGATGATGGTCTGGCGCGCGGCTACGCCGATGCGGAAATCGGCGGTTGGCTGCAGGAGCGGTTACAGCTGATCCATGCTTCCAGCCTGAATGCGCTGACCGATATTACGCCGCGCCCGCAGGTGGTGTACCTGGATC includes these proteins:
- a CDS encoding 23S rRNA (adenine(2030)-N(6))-methyltransferase RlmJ: MLSYRHSFHAGNHADVLKHTVQSLIIEALKEKEKPFLYLDTHAGAGRYQLSGEHAERTGEYLEGIARIWQQDDLPTELEPYISVVEHFNRSGQLRYYPGSPLIARQLLREQDSLQMTELHPSDFPLLRAEFQKDSRARVDKADGYQQLKAKLPPVSRRGLVLIDPPYEIKTDYQAVVTGINEGYKRFATGTYALWYPVVLRAQIKRMIKELEATGIRKILQIELAVRPDSDQRGMTASGMIVINPPWKLEQQMNNVLPWLHSKLVPAGTGHATVSWIVPE
- the rsmJ gene encoding 16S rRNA (guanine(1516)-N(2))-methyltransferase RsmJ, translated to MKICLVDETGAGDGALSVLAARWGLEHDADNLMALVLTAAHLELRKRDEPKLGGIFVDFVGGAMAHRRKFGGGRGEAVAKAVGIKGDYLPDVVDATAGLGRDAFVLASVGCRVRMLERNPVVAALLDDGLARGYADAEIGGWLQERLQLIHASSLNALTDITPRPQVVYLDPMFPHKQKSALVKKEMRVFQSLVGPDLDADGLLAPARQLATKRVVVKRPDYAPPLADVATPNAVVTKGHRFDIYPGTPE
- the prlC gene encoding oligopeptidase A, giving the protein MTNPLLTPFSLPPFSAIKPEHVVPAVTKALDDCRAAVESAVAHGAPYSWDNLCQPLAEVDDVLGRIFSPVSHLNSVKNSPELREAYEQTLPLLSEYSTWVGQHEGLYKAYRDLRDGDNYATLNTAQKKAVDNALRDFELSGIGLPPEAQKRYGEIAARLSELGNLYSNNVLDATMGWNKLVTDVANLAGMPESALAAAQAQAQAKEQEGYLLTLDIPSYLPVMTYCDNQTLREEMYRAYSTRASDQGPNAGKWDNSPVMAEILALRHELAQLLGFESYAFKSLATKMAENPQQVLDFLTDLAKRARPQGEKELAQLRAFAKAEFGVDELQPWDIAYYSEKQKQHLYSISDEQLRPYFPENKAVNGLFEVVKRIYGITAKERTDIDVWHPEVRFFELYDENNELRGSFYLDLYAREHKRGGAWMDDCVGQMRKLDGSLQKPVAYLTCNFNRPVNGKPALFTHDEVITLFHEFGHGLHHMLTRIDTAGVSGISGVPWDAVELPSQFMENWCWEPEALAFISGHYETGEPLPQALLEKMLAAKNYQAAMFILRQLEFGLFDFRLHAEYQPEQGAKILETLAEIKKQVAVVPGPTWGRFPHAFSHIFAGGYAAGYYSYLWADVLAADAFSRFEEEGIFNRETGKSFLDNILSRGGSEEPMVLFKRFRGREPQLDAMLEHYGIKG
- a CDS encoding phosphatase PAP2 family protein gives rise to the protein MKMQLTLLATALLLAQPVLAREVPLNTAAAIANSVTPAASEPAFDDLERQALTQLRGALKGDAATLTRDQLAHSRQNKTQADKAWLKASGYDFQTKANQQAGIALLSAFSTLPPIVVQQNLDTVTAINRDAVQTTRHQALADAEGISYLYFLSDALGPRLGKAFLVAYDKGELGKAAALIKASEVSTGAAKKHFNNPRPFLIQGNTIHLVPDDVVVKDNQPYTADGGSFPSGHTNTGYTDALLMAEMIPERFDALVTRGARYGYSRIVLGVHYPLDVMGSRMVAQRNVAHYLNDPKYRVLFNDARDQLRAALEKECGTSLAECAKTSGKDDPYRDPAMRDFYRFTMTYDLPQQKGAQTHLQVPEGAEVLLEAALPQLSVAQRRALMVNTALPAGYPLSGNTADQQFWQRLNLPAAWEMAQKRH